The DNA segment GTGGTGGGTATTGTAATAGCAGTACTTGAAGTGAAGCAAAGATTATCATTCGCCACTGCCACTCTGTAAGATCCAAGCTTCTTGTTGGCTACATATATGTATTTATTCGCCCCTGAAATTAACTGATCGTTATAATACCATTTGTAATATTTGTATGACTTGAACTGTGAGGCCAGATACCAGACTGCAGGGCCCTTTGCATAAACTTTAGGTATTTCGGGAGCTGTTGCATAACTGATACTAAAATTATCTGATACTGCTTTACAGCCATTTAGGGTAGCCTCAACTGCGTAAACTCCCTCAGGAAGATACTCTTCGATGAATGAAAGAGTTTTGTCAGGAGATACAACACCATTTCTTAGCCATTGATAGGTATATCCTGAAACTTCCTGGGCAGCCAGTTTTACTTTAATTTCCGTTGGAGGGCACTGTCCGGTTACATAGTCCGACGAAGTAACAGATGGTTTTAATGGCATCGGTTTTACAGTAACATTTACAGCGGTAGTTTTTGTAACACAACCTGATGAGTTAGTGACAACAAGTTCATATTTTCCGGTTGTATTTGCTGTGTAAGAGTTGGTTAGGGCGTTTGGTACGGGCACTGATTCATTGCTCCAGGAATATGAATAACCAGCGTTAAATGGCACGCTTAAAGTAACATTTCCTCCATCACAGAAAGTTGTTGCCCCTCCTGGGGTAACGGCACTAACAGATGGCAACGGGTTAACAGTAACATCAATAAAGTTTGATGACGAAACAATACAGCCTGTATTATTTGCAACTGTGAGAGTGTATCTGCCGGAGTTTTTTGCAAAATACTCATTCTTATTTGAACCGACAGCTCCGCCGTTAAGTTTCCAGCTGTATGAATACCCGGAAGTGTTTGTAACAGAAAGGCTAACCGAATCTCCCTGACAGAATACAGCAGGTGTTTTAGCTGAGATTATACCAGGTGCTGAAGGAGCATTGAGAACTGTTACAGACGCTGCAGTGGAAGTCGTTTTACAGTTTCCTGTTGGGTTAACAACCTCTGCTGTATATGTACCTGTGCTTTTTGCCACATATTTTGAGGAATCCTGGCCTGGTAAATACACACCTCCTGATTGCCATTTATATATGTAGGTTGCATTTTTAGCCACAGAAAGTGAAACACTGTCGCCGGAGCAGAATGACAAAGGTGTACTGGCCGATATTGCTGCTACCGGATAAGCTCCTACTGAAACAGTTTTGGTGATGAATGAAGAGCACAGATTATCCGCAACGGCTGTCAGGGTAAGCTGGTAATCTCCAGCAGTGAGATAACCATGCGTTCCCGGATTCTGTACCGTTGAACCCTTTCCATCGCCATAGTCCCACGACCATGATGTAATTGTTAATCCTGTAACATTTGAAATGTTAGTCAGAACTGTTTCGGAGCCCTGACAAACAACTGAAGCGTTGAAATTCGCACCGGGTTTGGCTTTAACCAGAACCTGTTTTGTAAGTGTATCACTTGTTGTTACCGAATAGGCAATCAGAGTTACATTTTTCACACCAGCTGAACTGAACAGGTGTGAAGGACTAGCCAGTGTTGATGACGTCCCATCTCCAAACAGCCATTTATAGCCTTGGATTACATCTCCGAATGCTACAGACTGGTTTGTAAATTGAGTTGAAAGTCCTTCGCAGATTGTATCGGCTGTAAAGAAAGATAGTACATTTTTAACATCTACTGAATCTGTTACCGACCATGAGCCCCCTTTCAGTCCCTGGTCAACAGCCTGAACACTCCAATAGTATCTGACTGCCGGCATATTAACAAGAAGGAATGTAGTATCAACCTGTGCATTACCGACAGATGCTATCTTTCTGTAACCAGTGGCAGATGATTCGGGAGGGCATGTATTGAAGGCGGCTTTAGAAGTTCCTATTCTGACATTGTATGTCATTGTCTTTGAGGGGGTCTCATCATTGAAAACAGGCTTCCATGACAATACAACTCCGGTTGGTGAGTTAGAAGCTTTCAGACCCATTGGAGCAGCAGGACTTGTGTTGGAATTAAATTTACCGGATTTCATTATAAGGTTATTCTTGAAAATTTTTGTCGGAGTACCGTTATCTTTTGTAAATAAGAAGTCTAGATCCCCGTCATTGTCATAGTCAATCCAGTTTACAAAACTATAGCCTATCGATTTGACAGCCTCGTTATCCTGTGGATTAAACCATTGAGTAATAGCTCCGGGAACGGTTAATCCATGCGTGTTTCTATAGATTCTTGTGTCAAGTCCCGGATTTGTAAGGATTATATCCAGCCAACCGTCATTATCATAATCCCCCCACGCGGCATAACATGCTCCCTGATAGGCTAATCCGATAAGCATGTGTTGAACAAATGAATTATTACCATTATTCTGATATAGTGTCATACTGCCCATTGTGGTAATCATAAAATCAAGATCCTGATCGTTATCATAATCACCCCATGATGTTGCAGAATACCCGAAACCGGTCAGAGCAATATCTGTCTGAAGACTGAAGGTTTTATCTCCGTTATTTTTGTATATTTCAAAAACACCCTGTTGATATAATTGTCCTGCCAGGGAACCTGTCATGGCTATATCCAGATCTCCGTCATTATCATAATCAACCCATCTTACTGATCCTCGGTATAGTCCGGTAAGTATTAATTGTGTCTGTTCAGTAAATGTGTTATCCCCATTATTATTGTAGATCTTCGAAGAAGGAACATAATTTGGATCAGTACCGGTGGCTCCGTTTATAATGATATCAAGATCTCCGTCATTGTCATAGTCCCCCCAGGCAACGGAACTGAATAACAGTGGTGCAATTGAGATTGAAGACTGTTCTGTGAAAGTATCAGCACCGTCATTCCTGTATATTTTTGTTACAGGAGAACCTGTAGGATAAGTTACTGTTGCACCTGTAATGATAATATCAAGGTCACCATCACTGTCATAATCACCCCACGCTGCTGTTCCCCAATTTATGTTTGTCAGAGCAATTGCGGTCTTCTCTTCGAAAGAATTATCTCCTTTATTCCGGTAAATTCTTGTTGGGAATCCGGGTACCAGGACATCTATAAAACCATCGTTATCGTAATCGCCCCATGCTATATTATTATTCCATCCCGGGTTAATAGCAATACCAGCTTGTTCAGTAAACAGGCTTGTGCTGAATACTCCGGGATTACCATCAGAGGTTTGAGTGAAGTATTGTTCACTTCCAAATGTTCCCAAATACTCGAAGATATGGAAACTATACTGCTTGCTTGAAACGAGACCTGTAACAATCACACTGTCTGCTCTTCCATTATAAACACAATACCATCCTGATGTACCTATCTGTCCTCCGAACGAATACTCCGGATCAGCAATATAACCGGTATTGTTAACCGGTACAGCAACACCGGTAGAAGTTTGCTTGCAGAATACAACACATCTGTCTCCATTTCCTCTTTCCCATTTCAGAGAAAGGCTTGTCGGATCAATAATCTTTGCTGAAAGTTTTTTTGCCTGTACAGGAATTATTGAGAATGTACCTTCAGTTGCGAAGGGACTTGAGGCATATCCGTTATCAATGGCCTGGACACTCCAATAGTAATTGCCCATTGGCAGCTTCTTCAGGATAAATGTGGTATCCAGATTGGCATTTCCCATTCCTGTCTGTTTCCTGAATCCATCGGCTGCTGAATGAGGGGAGACAACGTTAACCCCTCCTGTTGATGTTCCGACTTTCAAATTATATGACATAGCTTTGTACGGAGTATTATCGGTACGTACACTTCTCCATTTAAGTGTAACATCAGAATTTACTACATCTGCAATCAGGCCTGTGGGTGCTACCGGGTTAACATTTGCTGTAACAATGTCGTTCCTGAAGATTTTTGAGACAGAAGTTTCGGTAGTTACTCCTGAAATTATAATATCAAGATCACCATCTTTGTCATAATCACCCCAGTTTGATGAACCCCATCCAATACCTGGAATTTTGCAAGAGACATCTTCGGTAAAAGTATTATCCCCATTGTTCCTGTATACTTTGGTTTGAGGTAAATAGTCGCTTGTAAAACCCGATAACAGAATGTCAAGATCCCCGTCATTGTCATAATCACCCCATGAGGCAGATCCGTGTTGAGCTGCCACAAGAGGGATATCAGGCAGGATGGTAAAATTATTGTTTCCCGCATTCTGGTAAACACAGGAACCAGATGCTTTGGCCATAACTATATCAAGATCACCATCATTGTCATAATCGCCCCAATCTAAGGCGCTTCCATAATAAGTAGGAATTGAGATATTGGTTTGTTCAACAAAATTACCTGCAGTATTATTGCGGTAAATCTTTGCTATTGGATCTGCACTATTGTTGAATCCAGATATAATTAAATCTAGGAATCCATCATTATCATAATCCCCCCACTTTGCAGCAGCACCAATTCCATGAACTCCTTCCAGAGAAATTCCGGTTTGCTCGGTAAAGGTATTATTTCCATTATTACGGTACACTTTTGAGATTCTCCCCTCACTAATCGTTTCTCCCTGCAATACAAGATCCTGATCACCATCATTATCATAATCGCCCCAGCTGACGCCGCCGTAATTTGTACCAATAAATCCGGTTCCGGTAACTTCTGAGAAGGTACTATTACCATTATTAAGAAATAGTTTAACTGGATTACTGTCAATTATAAAATCAGTATTACCATCATTGTTTATATCAGATGTAGCAGCTGCATATCCTGTTCCCGGGGCTACTGAAGTAAGTACAAAAATGTCATTACCATCATTTCTGTAAAGGAGTGTTGTTTTTGTGCCAACAATAAGAAGATCGAGGTCATTGTCATTGTCAAAATCAAACCAATTGTTTGATGTTGACCTTTCAAAACCAAAACTCGGGTCGTTAACCGGAAGCAGGCTGGAAGCAGTTATTTCAGAGAAGGTTCCGGTGCCGAAAGTAACAGGATTTCCTGAAACTACCTGATTATTATATACTTCAGCACCCGGATTACCCTCAAATTCGAAAACCTGAAATATGTATTCTGTTGCAGTTTTCAAACCACTTACATTAACCGAACTCTGTGTTCCTTTGTAGATACAATACCAGCCTGATCCAATTTGGGTGCCGGATTTAAACACAGGTGATGCTGTGTAAGTTGTACTATTTATGGGCAATGCAGAGCCCGAGTTTCCCTCTTTAAGAAAAACAATACAATTTGTACCATTTCCTCTGGCCCAGCTTAGTGATGCTGTTGTTCCACCTATATTAGTTGTCTTCAGTGCATATGCTTGAATATTAACATTATAAATGAAGCTTCCCTGGATTGAGAAAGGACTTCCTTTAAAACTGTTGTCAATGGCCTGCACTTTCCAGTAGTAAGTGCCTTTTGGAATATTACGTAATACAAACATGGTATCAAGCTGGCCGTTTCCCATTCCTGAAGTCCGTCTAGCACCTGTTGTTGTTGATGAACCGGGGCTTACCAGATTAATAAATCCGGGCGAGGTTCCTGCCATAACACTGTAAGAAAGACTCTTTTTTGAAGTATTATCAGTAGTTACCTTATTCCATTTGAGAATAACCTCCGATCCAACTACAGATGAAATTAAGCCTGTCGGAGAAACCGGTACTGTATTTATTGCCGGAGTAGAATTAAGAAACACTTTTGTAATTTTTGATGTCCCTTTATTTCCTGTGATCAGCAGATCCAGATCACCATCATTGTCAATATCAATTAGATCAATAGATCCTTCCTTAACTGCATCAATTGTTACTCCGGGAGCTTGTGTGAAAGTATTATTTCCATTATTGGAATATATTCTGGTTATCGGAGTCCCCAGATTTTCTCCTGTATGAATAATATCAAGATCCCCGTCATTGTCCAGATCTCCCCATTTCCCTGCAGAATATGTTACAGGGTCCAGAGCTATTGAAGACTGATATGAGAAAGTACCATTTCCATTATTTAAAAATACACCGTAATTGCTGTTTCCGGAAAGAAGGATATCGAGATACCCGTCATTATTGTAATCGCCCCATTCTGAAGTGCCTGATTTGACCCAGGTCAGGTCTATCTGATCTTGTCTTACAAAATTGTTACTCCCCTGATTTTGGTAAATATATGATTTTGCATTCCAATATATTCCTCCGGAAATAAGAAGATCAAGGTCATTATCATTATCGTAATCACCCCATTTTGCAGAACCCCCTGATAATCCCTGTGAAGAAATTGTTG comes from the Bacteroidales bacterium genome and includes:
- a CDS encoding VCBS repeat-containing protein, whose product is MKILSIRKVSLIVMFSVLASGLIAQTFTEQTGIVLPGISFGMASWGDYDNDGDMDILLAGSGSDNIIIAKIYNNNGSNVFTDQTGAFLTPVPTVYDNYTKTTILWTDFDNDGYLDIIFNGFSATLGNTVMVYRNQTNNTFLLKTTIDYLTTENGILEPGDYDNDGDNDFLLATNSSIRIYQNQGNFVFEDKSTISSQGLSGGSAKWGDYDNDNDLDLLISGGIYWNAKSYIYQNQGSNNFVRQDQIDLTWVKSGTSEWGDYNNDGYLDILLSGNSNYGVFLNNGNGTFSYQSSIALDPVTYSAGKWGDLDNDGDLDIIHTGENLGTPITRIYSNNGNNTFTQAPGVTIDAVKEGSIDLIDIDNDGDLDLLITGNKGTSKITKVFLNSTPAINTVPVSPTGLISSVVGSEVILKWNKVTTDNTSKKSLSYSVMAGTSPGFINLVSPGSSTTTGARRTSGMGNGQLDTMFVLRNIPKGTYYWKVQAIDNSFKGSPFSIQGSFIYNVNIQAYALKTTNIGGTTASLSWARGNGTNCIVFLKEGNSGSALPINSTTYTASPVFKSGTQIGSGWYCIYKGTQSSVNVSGLKTATEYIFQVFEFEGNPGAEVYNNQVVSGNPVTFGTGTFSEITASSLLPVNDPSFGFERSTSNNWFDFDNDNDLDLLIVGTKTTLLYRNDGNDIFVLTSVAPGTGYAAATSDINNDGNTDFIIDSNPVKLFLNNGNSTFSEVTGTGFIGTNYGGVSWGDYDNDGDQDLVLQGETISEGRISKVYRNNGNNTFTEQTGISLEGVHGIGAAAKWGDYDNDGFLDLIISGFNNSADPIAKIYRNNTAGNFVEQTNISIPTYYGSALDWGDYDNDGDLDIVMAKASGSCVYQNAGNNNFTILPDIPLVAAQHGSASWGDYDNDGDLDILLSGFTSDYLPQTKVYRNNGDNTFTEDVSCKIPGIGWGSSNWGDYDKDGDLDIIISGVTTETSVSKIFRNDIVTANVNPVAPTGLIADVVNSDVTLKWRSVRTDNTPYKAMSYNLKVGTSTGGVNVVSPHSAADGFRKQTGMGNANLDTTFILKKLPMGNYYWSVQAIDNGYASSPFATEGTFSIIPVQAKKLSAKIIDPTSLSLKWERGNGDRCVVFCKQTSTGVAVPVNNTGYIADPEYSFGGQIGTSGWYCVYNGRADSVIVTGLVSSKQYSFHIFEYLGTFGSEQYFTQTSDGNPGVFSTSLFTEQAGIAINPGWNNNIAWGDYDNDGFIDVLVPGFPTRIYRNKGDNSFEEKTAIALTNINWGTAAWGDYDSDGDLDIIITGATVTYPTGSPVTKIYRNDGADTFTEQSSISIAPLLFSSVAWGDYDNDGDLDIIINGATGTDPNYVPSSKIYNNNGDNTFTEQTQLILTGLYRGSVRWVDYDNDGDLDIAMTGSLAGQLYQQGVFEIYKNNGDKTFSLQTDIALTGFGYSATSWGDYDNDQDLDFMITTMGSMTLYQNNGNNSFVQHMLIGLAYQGACYAAWGDYDNDGWLDIILTNPGLDTRIYRNTHGLTVPGAITQWFNPQDNEAVKSIGYSFVNWIDYDNDGDLDFLFTKDNGTPTKIFKNNLIMKSGKFNSNTSPAAPMGLKASNSPTGVVLSWKPVFNDETPSKTMTYNVRIGTSKAAFNTCPPESSATGYRKIASVGNAQVDTTFLLVNMPAVRYYWSVQAVDQGLKGGSWSVTDSVDVKNVLSFFTADTICEGLSTQFTNQSVAFGDVIQGYKWLFGDGTSSTLASPSHLFSSAGVKNVTLIAYSVTTSDTLTKQVLVKAKPGANFNASVVCQGSETVLTNISNVTGLTITSWSWDYGDGKGSTVQNPGTHGYLTAGDYQLTLTAVADNLCSSFITKTVSVGAYPVAAISASTPLSFCSGDSVSLSVAKNATYIYKWQSGGVYLPGQDSSKYVAKSTGTYTAEVVNPTGNCKTTSTAASVTVLNAPSAPGIISAKTPAVFCQGDSVSLSVTNTSGYSYSWKLNGGAVGSNKNEYFAKNSGRYTLTVANNTGCIVSSSNFIDVTVNPLPSVSAVTPGGATTFCDGGNVTLSVPFNAGYSYSWSNESVPVPNALTNSYTANTTGKYELVVTNSSGCVTKTTAVNVTVKPMPLKPSVTSSDYVTGQCPPTEIKVKLAAQEVSGYTYQWLRNGVVSPDKTLSFIEEYLPEGVYAVEATLNGCKAVSDNFSISYATAPEIPKVYAKGPAVWYLASQFKSYKYYKWYYNDQLISGANKYIYVANKKLGSYRVAVANDNLCFTSSTAITIPTTKSGMTDFNIPSEYLVAEETEQFAEVKVYPNPGNGLFNIETDNEQRGEVKISVFRFDGKEIHNFKSVKDSEHYLYQIDLTGQPRGNYLIYFDFDKITTVKKIIIE